One stretch of Halobaculum marinum DNA includes these proteins:
- a CDS encoding ribonuclease P protein component 4: MSDDQIAEERIDRLAAFARSMTLAGDEDRAREAVRLANRIAERHRCGVPRRFERFTCDACDAYLIPGRNARVRLQEGSHVVVRCDCGATARYPYGE; this comes from the coding sequence ATGTCCGACGACCAAATCGCCGAGGAGCGCATCGACCGCCTCGCCGCGTTCGCGCGCTCGATGACGCTCGCCGGCGACGAGGACCGCGCCCGCGAGGCGGTTCGGCTGGCGAACCGGATCGCAGAGCGGCATCGCTGCGGTGTCCCTCGTCGGTTCGAGCGGTTCACCTGCGACGCCTGCGACGCGTACCTGATCCCCGGTCGGAACGCTCGCGTCCGCCTCCAAGAGGGGAGCCACGTCGTCGTCCGGTGCGACTGCGGCGCGACAGCGCGCTACCCGTACGGCGAGTAG